TGAGTAAATCTGTGGatagctttttttaaattgaaaccgttttgcttctccttggATGGCTTATTGAAATAGTGGCTTCCCCTGGTAGTAAATTTGTCCCAAATTTcttttaacttatttttgaGGAAAAGGAGGTTCCTACTCCTGTTGTTTGTCTTCCTTCGTCTGTAGTGGCTGGGGGGGTGCTCGTCCCTGCTGGGCAGGTCGCTGGGTAGGTCGCTGGGTAGGCCGCTGGAAAGGCCGCTGTGGAGACCGCTGGACAGGATTGCAGCTCCGATGTAATTATCCCTTGCCGCTCGCTCGCAAACCCGCCTGCAGCGAAGGGTTGCCCAGTAGGCCAGAATGAGAAGCCACACACACAGTCGCAtcacatttttcatgttcTCGATGGCGGGCGGGGGAAGGGGCACTCGTGCGCGCAGGGGCAATCATGCTCGTGGGGGAGGCCAGTGCATCTGTATCTGCATGTGCCtcggaaaaagaaaggaggaaggggagagGAGAGGAGAGGTGAGGAGAGGTGAGGAGACGAGAAGGAAAGAGCACCTCTACGGTGGCCACTTAAATTGGCCAAATATGTTACACTCGTGCAGTGACGCGTCATCACCACTTGAGGTATAAATCGGGATTAatcattttcccttttttttttttttttttttttttttttgctacttttttttgcactattttttgtgtaaccGCCTTGAACCCCCGTGAACTCCCTTGGTGGCTATTCAGTCGGGTAGGTCACCACTGCGCAGAAGTAACGAGCAGGGACGTGGTGGTAAAACAGGGCCACGTAAATGACGCCCTTGGAGATTCCCTGCATGAGCGCGGCAAACTAGCCACTCCACGTGccgggggagggggaagcagGCCCCAAAAAGGTCCCCCAAAAAGGATGCCCTCCAAAGAAGAGACGTTCCAAAAGGGGACGCACCAGCGGGGGCCAAACGACAGACGTTTAAATCAACTAATCGAATGCTTCctctcaaaatggagagttatacaaaaaaaaaaaaaaaaaacaatggacaacttggaaaaaaaaagagaacgCGAGGGGGGGCTAAGCACAAAACAGTTGCAAACAAAAACTGCCAGGTGAAACACACCCAACTTAGAAGAAGGAATTGCCCGATTTGGCGTACCTCATAGCGTAGTGGGCATCATAAAAACGCAGCGTCCTTAGCCGCTGGAACCCCACGTCGTGGTACACCTTCTCCGATTGCCAATTGGGGGAATACAGTCGAGAGCTGCTGCCGCAAGGCCACCTAACACCACAACGGTGGGAGAACTCctgtttttgcaaaaaggtgaaatcTGTCAAGTCGTAATATTCATCTGTGCACACCCCACTATGCATGTAGCGTTTTAGCGGTTTGCAAAAGAGAGGGCTGGAGGTTGTCTTGCTATCCACGGCATcttctttcccatttcctttcccatttttttttccattttttctcccattttttctccgtgTCACGAGAGCCCAGTGAGCGGGGCATGGTTGGGACCAGTCCTGTTGGCAAGCATTGATACATGGCCAAGGAGCGaaacatttatttgaaaagaGGTACTTATCGAAGGAGCTAAACGATCTAACTGCAAACGACTTGGAACACCCCTGTGGGGGGCTGTAATGGTATGGAGCTATGCAGTTATTTTGCTTCAGCAGCCAGTTGTACGGGCAAGTCTGGTGGTAATCCTGCACGCACTTTTCGAGGCATGGCCAAATGACTCGGCACGTCCGTTCGATTTGTTTCTTTATCTCCACACTGTTGTACACTTCGATCACGAGACACGCGTTCGGCTGGTTAGCCTCTACGTGGTTACCTTCTGAGCGGCTAACTTCTGTGCGGCCAACTTCTTTCCGGCCCGGCGCCCAGCTCCGATTCACACAGACGTGAACGGTCCCGCCGCCAGCAGTGTCCAAGCGCTCGTTTATGAGTTCATACCCAAGGGGACACACCGCCGCGTAGTTCTTCTCGCAGGAAGAAAAGCACGGCCAATCGGATCTACACAACAGGCTCCAATTACGTCTAATAAGCGGAGTGGCATACTTAAAGTTAACCTTGTCTCCACAAACCTCTTTCAAGTGTGGTGGGTAATCTGCAGGAGATTTACACAATTCGTCATTCGTTTCAGTCCACCCCAGGGGACAAGGCACCTGTACATAATCCCGTTCGCAATCCCTGCAAGGAAATGCTAACCCACATTTTTTCTCGAGCTTCTTTATTCTTTCTTCATCGAATGTAACGAAGGACATATCATGAGCTACATCGTACACGCTTCTGGTCAAATCGTTCAGGTTTATCATGGAGCTGCATTTATGCACGTTGGTTCTATACCAACTTGGGGCCATGCATTGCTTGGCACTTAATTTAGTCCACCCCACAGGGCACTCCGAGTAGTT
This genomic stretch from Plasmodium cynomolgi strain B DNA, chromosome 14, whole genome shotgun sequence harbors:
- a CDS encoding hypothetical protein (putative), with product MKNVMRLCVWLLILAYWATLRCRRVCERAARDNYIGAAILSSGLHSGLSSGLPSDLPSDLPSRDEHPPSHYRRRKTNNRSRNLLFLKNKLKEIWDKFTTRGSHYFNKPSKEKQNGFNLKKAIHRFTQKGENEIITKVVVRNSTVISPTLLSNLLKRENIQTIRYKDINSVIYSLVSFGTKWLKMRKETF